One stretch of Eretmochelys imbricata isolate rEreImb1 chromosome 1, rEreImb1.hap1, whole genome shotgun sequence DNA includes these proteins:
- the LOC144259016 gene encoding olfactory receptor 52M1-like gives MSDSNTTDFTNPSTFILLGIPGLEAAHVWISIPFSTMYIIAVLGNFIILFIVKTEPSLHGPMYYFLCMLAVTDLGLSTSTLPKMLSIFWFNSREIDFSSCLTQMYFLHCFSVMESGIFVAMALDRYVAICHPLRHSTILTNLVVAKIGLALVLRGGMVILPFLLLARQWPYCRTNIIPHSYCEHIAVVKLACGDTRVSSYYGLFVVLCVRGLDMIFIAVSYIQILRAIFSLPTKDARLKALGTCSSHLCAILTFYIPGLFSSLTHRFGQNVPLHFHILVANMYLLVPPTLNPIIYGVRTKQIQGRLLRLFTHKRISSFFLVLWLSD, from the coding sequence atgtcagattccaacacaaccgacttcaccaacccctccaccttcatcttgctgggcattcctggcctagAGGcggcccatgtctggatctccatccccttctccaCCATGTACATCATAGCCGTCTTGGGAAACTTCATCATTCTGTTCATCGTCAAGACAGAACCAagcctccatgggcccatgtactatttcctctgcatgctggccgtCACCGACCTGGGCCTGTCTACATCCAccctgcccaaaatgctgagcatcttctggttcaattccagggagatcgaTTTCAGttcctgcctcacccagatgtacttccTTCACTGCTTCTCAGTGATGGAGTCTGGGATCTTTGTGGCCATGGCTCTggatcgctacgtggccatctgccaccccctgagacattccaccatcctgacaaaccTCGTGGTGGCCAAGATTGGACTGGCCTTGGTGCTCCGTGGCGGCATGGTCATACTGCCCTTTCTCCTCCTGGCAAGgcagtggccatattgcagaactaACATCATCCCCCACTCGTACTGCGAGCACATAGccgtggtgaagctggcctgtggCGACACCCGCGTCAGTAGTTACTACGGACTCTTTGTAGTACTCTGTGTGAGGGGTCTGGATATGATTTTTATCGCTGTGTCCTATatccagatcctcagggccatcttcagcctccccacgAAGGACGCCCGGCTCAAAGCTTtggggacctgcagctcccacctctgtgccatcttaaccttttacatcccaggtctcttctcctccctcacaCACCGGTTTGGCCAAAATGTGCCCCTGCATTTCCACATTCTCGTTGCCAACATGtacctcctggtgccccccaCGCTCAACCCCATCATCTATGGGGTGAGGACCAAACAGATCCAGGGCAGGCTACTCCGGCTCTTCACTCATAAAAGGATTTCAAGTTTTTTCCTGGTGCTCTGGCTCTCAGACTGa